The following proteins are co-located in the Trichormus variabilis 0441 genome:
- a CDS encoding fumarylacetoacetate hydrolase family protein, translating to MAQRYVRVQNREGKIYYGLLQLSFNVQVLDAPPWLHGQPTDLILEPDHYQILAPCAPSKIVAVGKNYADHAAEMGTSVPSEPLIFLKPPTTIIASETEIKYPLQSQRVDYEGELALIIGDRTCNCTPEEAQTKIWGYTIANDVTARDLQRKDGQWTRAKGFDTFCPLGPWIVRELSPGARLQTFLNDDANPVQSAGIDQMVFAPDFLVSYISQVMTLLPGDVILTGTPEGVGALQQGDRIRVEIEGIGRLENTVAAH from the coding sequence ATGGCGCAGCGCTACGTGCGAGTTCAAAATCGGGAAGGTAAGATTTACTATGGGTTGCTACAACTGTCTTTCAATGTGCAGGTTCTAGATGCTCCACCGTGGCTGCATGGACAACCCACAGACCTAATTTTAGAACCAGATCATTATCAAATTTTGGCTCCCTGCGCTCCTTCTAAAATTGTCGCAGTGGGCAAAAATTATGCAGATCATGCAGCCGAAATGGGAACGTCAGTTCCAAGTGAACCACTAATTTTCCTGAAGCCACCAACAACGATTATTGCCTCGGAGACAGAGATTAAATATCCTCTCCAGTCGCAACGAGTGGATTATGAAGGAGAATTAGCCTTGATCATTGGCGATCGCACTTGTAACTGTACACCAGAGGAAGCCCAAACTAAAATTTGGGGTTATACCATTGCCAATGATGTGACAGCGCGGGATTTACAGCGAAAAGATGGGCAATGGACAAGAGCTAAAGGTTTTGATACTTTCTGCCCATTGGGACCTTGGATTGTCCGCGAATTGAGTCCAGGGGCAAGATTACAGACCTTTCTCAATGATGATGCTAATCCCGTACAATCGGCGGGAATTGATCAAATGGTATTTGCCCCTGATTTTTTGGTGTCATATATCAGTCAGGTGATGACATTGCTTCCCGGAGATGTGATTTTAACGGGTACGCCAGAGGGTGTAGGAGCTTTGCAACAAGGCGATCGCATCCGTGTAGAAATTGAAGGTATCGGTCGCCTAGAAAACACCGTAGCAGCCCATTAA
- the rpsF gene encoding 30S ribosomal protein S6 translates to MSTVYETLYILRPDLTDEQVELAIAKYQNLLQEQGATDIEVQNRGKRRLAYEIKKQRDGFYVQFNYNAPGKAIAILERAMRLSEEVIRYLTVKQEVTKEKEDKVAVTA, encoded by the coding sequence ATGTCCACAGTTTACGAAACCTTATACATCCTACGTCCTGACCTGACAGATGAACAGGTGGAACTAGCGATCGCCAAATATCAAAACCTGCTGCAAGAACAAGGCGCAACTGATATCGAAGTGCAGAATCGGGGTAAGCGCCGTCTAGCCTATGAAATCAAGAAGCAGCGTGATGGTTTCTACGTGCAGTTTAACTACAATGCACCAGGAAAAGCGATCGCTATTTTAGAACGTGCTATGCGGTTGAGCGAAGAAGTAATTCGCTACTTAACAGTTAAGCAAGAAGTAACAAAAGAAAAAGAAGACAAAGTTGCTGTCACCGCTTAA
- a CDS encoding Tic20 family protein produces MTWRGSTTIKDRIFACLPYLLPLIEVFVFGEFLLRQFPVLQLLFLPLIPLLRIYYGVRYAGIIIFFALWLLVVRNEKINHFIRFNTMQAILLDIIIFLFSILTDVVGLIPTGGFAIQTLYTTIFIGIIAAVVYCVANSLLGRYAEIPAISDAVYMQVR; encoded by the coding sequence ATGACATGGCGCGGGTCTACAACGATTAAAGATAGAATATTTGCTTGTTTACCTTACCTGCTTCCTCTAATTGAAGTATTTGTCTTTGGTGAGTTTTTGTTGAGACAGTTTCCAGTTTTGCAACTGCTGTTTCTGCCCCTCATTCCACTATTGAGAATTTATTACGGCGTTCGCTATGCCGGAATCATCATTTTCTTTGCCTTATGGTTATTGGTAGTGAGGAACGAAAAAATTAATCATTTTATTCGTTTCAACACCATGCAGGCCATATTGTTAGACATCATTATATTTTTGTTTAGCATCCTCACAGATGTAGTTGGATTAATTCCTACTGGTGGCTTTGCCATACAAACCTTATACACAACTATTTTCATCGGCATCATTGCTGCTGTGGTCTATTGTGTGGCTAACTCTTTGTTGGGACGTTACGCAGAAATTCCCGCCATTTCTGATGCTGTTTATATGCAGGTACGCTAG